A portion of the Ricinus communis isolate WT05 ecotype wild-type chromosome 10, ASM1957865v1, whole genome shotgun sequence genome contains these proteins:
- the LOC8268574 gene encoding NADH--cytochrome b5 reductase 1, with translation MDLDFLQTLDTQILVGVAVAVLAIAVGAVFLFSAKKPKGCLDPENFKDFKLVKRTQLSHNVAKFTFELPTPTSVLGLPIGQHISCRGKDSQGEEVIKPYTPTTLDSDVGHFELVIKMYPQGRMSHHFREMRVGDHLSVKGPKGRFRYQPGQVRAFGMLAGGSGITPMFQVARAILENPKDQTKVHLIYANVTYEDILLKEELDGLAANYPNRFKVYYVLNQPPEVWDGGVGFVSKEMIKEHCPAPASDIQILRCGPPPMNKAMAGHLEALGYAPEMQFQF, from the exons ATGGATTTAGATTTCTTGCAAACACTTGATACTCAGATTCTTGTTGGTGTAGCTGTTGCTGTCTTGGCCATTGCTGTTGGTgctgtctttcttttttccgcTAAGAAACCTAAAG GCTGCTTAGATCCTGAGAATTTCAAGGATTTTAAACTTGTCAAGCGCACTCAGCTTAGCCATAATGTGGCGAAGTTCACTTTTGAACTTCCTACACCTACTTCAGTTTTGGGCCTTCCAATCGGACAACATATAAGCTGCAG GGGCAAGGATAGCCAAGGTGAAGAGGTCATTAAACCATATACTCCAACTACATTGGATTCTGATGTTGGACATTTTGAGTTAGTTATTAAG ATGTATCCACAAGGAAGGATGTCCCATCATTTTAGAGAGATGCGTGTTGGTGATCACCTTTCAGTAAAGGGACCCAAG GGTCGTTTTAGGTATCAACCTGGCCAAGTTAGAGCTTTTGGAATGCTTGCTGGAGGCTCAGGCATTACTCCAATGTTCCAA GTCGCCAgagcaatattagaaaacccgAAGGACCAGACAAAAGTACACCTCATTTATGCTAATGTTACTTATGAAGACATTCTTTTAAAG GAAGAATTGGATGGCCTTGCTGCTAATTACCCTAATCGCTTCAAAGTTTATTATGTTTTGAATCAG CCTCCTGAAGTCTGGGATGGTGGTGTTGGCTTTGTATCAAAGGAAATGATTAAAGAACACTGCCCTGCACCTGCATCTGATATTCAG ATTCTGAGATGTGGACCACCCCCTATGAACAAGGCCATGGCTGGTCACCTTGAAGCCCTGGGGTATGCACCTGAGATGCAGTTCCAATTTTGA
- the LOC8268573 gene encoding probable lysophospholipase BODYGUARD 4 yields the protein MSPASLVRGCTIKAANSIISTLGFIVFLYLDFLEIIFCIIYRFLDKFFEGKACSCYCESREAQEGNAGVDAEGIEMSETLYRRQNVFRQTGLLGFARKWENCSVGAAEGKMVNNNKWSDCGCESCVSWMKDGSGQKLHVVMREPSRAANADSCSNLAENVIFLHGFLSSSSFWTETVFPNLSESGEQNYRLFAVDLLGFGRSPKPNNCFYTLRDHLEMIEKSVIHPFELKSFHVVAYSMGCIIALALAAKYSDCVKSITLVAPPYFPSSKEEASLVALQKLAGKKLWPPLLFGSSFMSWYEHLGRCVCLLICRNHKIWENILKLLTWRRDLHFIAVDLTRHTHHSAWHTMHNVVCGGAKFMDDYLETLMKSKVKFCVIQGDSDNVVPLECSHNFKSKVTDAQVSIVPNADHVSVVIGRDRDFTINLELIWTSIADPEFCLEDDNSSEI from the exons ATGTCTCCTGCTTCTTTGGTCAGAGGATGTACCATAAAAGCTGCCAATAGTATCATCTCTACGCTTGGCTTCATTGTTTTTCTCTATCTTGATTTTCTCGAAATCAtcttttgtattatttataggtttcttgataagttctttGAAGGGAAGGCATGTTCTTGTTATTGTGAAAGCAGAGAAGCGCAAGAAGGGAATGCTGGGGTTGATGCAGAGGGTATTGAGATGTCAGAGACTTTGTATAGGAGGCAAAATGTGTTTAGGCAAACGGGACTTTTGGGTTTTGCAAGGAAATGGGAGAACTGCTCTGTTGGTGCTGCTGAAGGAAAGATGGTGAATAACAATAAGTGGTCTGATTGTGGGTGCGAATCTTGTGTTTCTTGGATGAAAGATGGCAGTGGGCAGAAGTTGCATGTAGTTATGAGGGAACCTTCGAGAG CTGCCAATGCGGATAGCTGCAGCAATTTGGCAGAAAATGTGATATTCCTGCATGGGTTCCTCTCTTCCTCTTCATTTTGGACAGAGACAGTGTTTCCAAATCTCTCCGAGTCTGGAGAGCAAAACTACAGACTATTTGCTGTCGATCTTTTGGGATTTGGAAGGAGTCCTAAGCCAAATAACTGTTTCTATACTTTAAGGGATCACTTGGAAATGATTGAAAAATCCGTGATCCATCCTTTCGAGTTGAAATCTTTCCATGTCGTTGCATATTCCATGGGCTGCATTATTGCACTGGCACTTGCTGCGAAATACTCAGATTGCGTGAAATCAATCACCCTCGTAGCACCA CCATACTTCCCAAGTTCTAAAGAAGAGGCAAGTCTAGTAGCGCTTCAAAAACTTGCTGGGAAGAAATTGTGGCCACCATTGCTCTTTGGTTCGTCTTTTATGTCATGGTACGAGCACTTAGGCCGATGCGTTTGTCTACTTATTTGTCGAAACCACAAGATATGGGAGAATATTCTGAAGCTACTTACTTGGAGAAG GGATCTCCATTTCATAGCTGTTGACTTGACAAGGCACACGCATCATTCAGCTTGGCATACAATGCATAATGTGGTATGTGGAGGAGCAAAATTCATGGATGACTACTTGGAGACTTTGATGAAATCCAAAGTGAAATTTTGTGTAATCCAAGGCGACAGCGATAATGTTGTCCCATTGGAGTGTAGCCATAATTTCAAGAGTAAGGTTACTGATGCACAAGTTAGTATTGTCCCTAATGCTGATCATGTTTCTGTCGTCATCGGCAGAGACAGGGATTTTACTATAAATTTAGAGCTTATTTGGACATCAATTGCTGACCCAGAATTTTGTTTGGAAGATGACAATAGTTCAGAAATTTGA
- the LOC8268595 gene encoding zinc finger protein VAR3, chloroplastic, with product MGGATRFLMLLTTTTATAPSPFLLHHYHHRIPSLLRLSRHRRQLLHSLSHYHHNSSLCLPGPLKIKASQQQQQQLHTQTASLTRAAGWPVHPWAEWSNFINNLSISGYFNRQIEIDEDDELIITDGVNLPEHFICAVNACSAFSREKPHLLRMLSRRDIEVVVDKGMPFLFKNGDVSKRRMMSFLGIPGANVQNTDKAHTIDLVRFLLSYASNLVSSKKNNLPSEEIESSVRYLLGELAQLSYTPQTNLSVSVQNQFPDRYEQASRPLGQNIEMKRGDWICPRCSFMNFARNMKCLECEEARPKRQLTGGEWECPQCDFFNYGRNMACLRCDCKRPGHVSLGTTNSRSGLGYGNGSDANRDDVDSRLAANEEKAQRWFSKISQMDSNSDMGSAIADEDFPEIMPLRKGVNRFVVSTRKTPLERRLANAEYERTSRNSSPVESTGANTSASQPISQRLDAILGRKTAGFQSDDKTFNIGQNMESNTPSSTSNYIPFVPLPADMFAKKLDKTQMDKSEAEMDSKSLASSTGEKTASGSDGYSKSSENWQPSENPMGRDLSNEKEREQAEKSERWFKRVAELHNVKDLASEISDEDFPEIMPMRKGENRFVVSKRKDRSLTSPMYKRRMAMEQASDTNFVPFVPFPPNYFAQKDNQQSGGADSANNARSAISNSNSNSTATEELSEKLDDSKPGPPAAAYVQGMENQQDSTGSTQSRAWKNSNESKADATYEALTSGKSTQDIVDTLPNRRNSWTSGYSRNEIVSGKSNLMDSSIQNYTTSPTSGKESRNSGFSSEENVKEVASLTEAISHPSKNQDIRENWNGKSLEGSAVKEPDPLDMSEEAKAERWFRRVAQIKDISELSQIPDEDFPSIMPMRKGVNRFVVSKRKTPLERRLTSTQYRKSLPTVNSDPVKKSDSS from the exons ATGGGCGGCGCCACCAGATTCCTCATGCTTCTCACCACCACCACGGCCACAGCTCCCTCTCCATTTCTCCTCCATCACTACCACCACCGCATCCCTTCTCTCCTCCGCCTCTCCCGTCACCGTCGTCAACTTCTCCATTCTCTCTCTCACTACCACCATAATTCGTCTCTTTGTCTTCCAGGCCccttaaaaatcaaagctTCTCaacaacagcagcagcaactCCATACCCAAACCGCCTCCTTAACTCGGGCTGCCGGTTGGCCTGTCCATCCATGGGCCGAATGGTCCAATTTCATTAACAACCTATCCATCTCTGGGTACTTTAATAGGCAAATTGAaattgatgaagatgatgagtTGATAATAACAGATGGAGTTAATTTGCCGGAGCATTTTATTTGTGCTGTTAATGCTTGCTCTGCGTTTTCCCGCGAAAAACCCCACCTTTTAAG gatgcTATCAAGAAGAGATATTGAGGTGGTTGTTGATAAAGGAATGccctttttgtttaaaaatggTGATGTTTCAAAGAGGAGAATGATGTCGTTTCTGGGTATACCTGGTGCTAAT gtGCAGAATACTGATAAGGCACACACAATTGATTTGGTAAGGTTTCTATTAAGTTATGCAAGCAATCTTGTTTCTTCTAAGAAGAACAATCTACCCAGTGAAGAAATCGAGTCATCTGTGCGATATCTATTGGGTGAATTGGCCCAGCTGAGTTATACTCCACAGACAAACCTATCTGTGTCGGTGCAAAACCAATTCCCAGATAGATATGAACAAGCATCAAGGCCTCTTGGGCAAAACATTGAAATGAAAAGAGGTGACTGGATTTGTCCAAG GTGTAGCTTCATGAACTTTGCAAGAAATATGAAATGCCTTGAATGTGAAGAAGCACGCCCAAAGAGGCAGCTTACTGGTGGGGAGTGGGAGTGTCCTCA ATGCGATTTCTTTAATTATGGGAGGAACATGGCGTGCTTAAGGTGTGATTGCAAGCGGCCTGGACATGTCTCACTTGGTACCACCAATTCTAGATCAGGTCTGGGTTATGGCAATGGTAGTGATGCAAATAGAGATGATGTGGATAGCAGGCTGGCAGCCAATGAAGAGAAGGCACAGCGTTGGTTTAGCAAGATCTCTCAGATGGATAGTAATTCGGACATGGGCAGTGCCATAGCAGATGAAGATTTTCCTGAAATCATGCCATTGAGGAAAGGAGTTAATAGATTTGTTGTTAGCACAAGAAAGACACCACTTGAAAGGAGGCTGGCCAATGCCGAATATGAAAGAACTTCTCGTAACAGTAGCCCTGTTGAAAGCACAGGTGCAAATACATCTGCCAGTCAACCAATCAGCCAGAGATTGGATGCGATTCTTGGACGTAAGACAGCTGGTTTTCAATCTGATGACAAGACTTTCAACATTGGACAAAATATGGAATCAAATACTCCCTCTTCTACTTCCAATTATATTCCATTTGTGCCCTTACCTGCAGATATGTTTGCCAAGAAACTTGATAAGACACAAATGGACAAGAGTGAGGCGGAGATGGACAGTAAGTCTCTTGCGTCAAGCACTGGTGAAAAAACAGCTTCTGGGAGTGATGGATATAGTAAATCATCAGAAAATTGGCAGCCTTCTGAGAATCCCATGGGCCGGGATCTGAGcaatgaaaaggaaagagaacaAGCGGAAAAATCTGAGAGATGGTTTAAGAGAGTTGCAGAGCTGCATAATGTTAAAGATTTGGCTAGTGAGATTTCAGACGAGGACTTCCCTGAAATCATGCCAATGCGAAAAGGAGAGAATCGATTTGTCGTCAGCAAAAGGAAAGATCGTTCTTTGACTTCTCCAATGTACAAGAGACGTATGGCCATGGAACAAGCTAGTGATACAAACTTTGTGCCTTTTGTCCCCTTCCCACCAAACTACTTTGCTCAGAAGGATAATCAGCAGTCAGGTGGAGCTGATTCAGCTAATAATGCTAGGAGTGCAAtctcaaattcaaattcaaattctacAGCAACAGAAGAGCTTTCAGAAAAGTTGGATGACAGTAAACCTGGGCCGCCTGCTGCAGCTTATGTTCAAGGGATGGAAAATCAACAAGACAGTACAGGGAGCACTCAATCGAGAGCTTGGAAGAACTCAAATGAAAGCAAGGCAGATGCAACTTACGAGGCACTAACAAGTGGTAAATCAACTCAAGATATTGTTGATACCCTGCCTAATAGAAGGAATAGTTGGACCAGTGGATATTCTAGGAATGAGATTGTTAGTGGTAAATCGAATCTTATGGATAGTTCTATACAGAATTATACAACTTCCCCGACAAGTGGCAAGGAGAGTAGGAACAGTGGATTCTCTAGTGAAGAGAATGTCAAGGAGGTGGCAAGTTTGACAGAGGCTATATCTCATCCATCTAAGAATCAGGACATCAGAGAGAACTGGAATGGAAAAAGTTTGGAAGGGTCAGCAGTGAAGGAACCAGATCCTCTGGACATGTCAGAGGAAGCCAAGGCAGAGAGATGGTTCCGACGTGTTGCCCAGATAAAGGACATCTCAGAGTTGAGTCAGATCCCAGATGAAGATTTCCCATCAATAATGCCAATGCGGAAAGGTGTTAATAGATTTGTAGtgagcaaaagaaaaacaccaTTAGAGAGGAGGTTGACATCTACTCAGTATAGAAAAAGTCTTCCAACAGTGAACTCTGATCCAGTAAAGAAAAGTgacagtagttga